The Malus domestica chromosome 10, GDT2T_hap1 genome contains a region encoding:
- the LOC139188420 gene encoding uncharacterized protein — protein sequence MRTIYSARHYHRTKEKAGRSEMQQLLCELAEYNYIEHHRSIGVDNVISDLFWTHPINVDILHCFPHVLIMDCTYKTNRHRSPLLEIVGVTSTNITFSVAFAFIDQEKEDNYTWALTRLKTLMNDDCIPGVIVTDRDFSKLN from the coding sequence ATGAGGACAATATACAGTGCGAGACACTATCATCGGACAAAAGAAAAAGCAGGGAGATCAGAAATGCAACAGTTGTTATGTGAGTTGGCTGAGTACAACTATATTGAGCATCATCGAAGTATTGGTGTTGATAATGTTATTAGTGACTTGTTTTGGACTCACCCAATTAATGTCGATATCTTACACTGTTTCCCACATGTACTTATCATGGATTGCACTTACAAGACTAATAGGCATCGTTCTCCACTCCTGGAGATTGTAGGGGTAACTTCAACTAATATTACATTTTCGGTTGCATTTGCTTTCATTGACCAAGAGAAGGAAGACAATTACACATGGGCATTGACAAGATTGAAGACTCTAATGAATGATGATTGTATTCCTGGTGTGATTGTCACTGATCGAGACTTTAGCAAACTGAACTGA
- the LOC103423377 gene encoding uncharacterized protein, translating to MAPPVLPSPFLLKADINNKYLRYQLDAESDLNEIVQFSEDNENSRFIKFTTEKPNNEDYADKNYVHIKCSYNGNYLRRVDQNRLLVLAAAADRNETKDNWACTLFKVEPVGPPDSNNLITRCRLRHLQSDLITRPFIENRFELRLNQKQPDAGGVDIYSVSQVRC from the coding sequence ATGGCTCCACCTGTACTACCAAGCCCTTTTTTGCTGAAAGCAGATATCAACAACAAGTATTTGCGCTATCAACTTGATGCAGAAAGCGACCTTAATGAGATTGTCCAGTTTTCCGAGGACAATGAAAACAGCAGGTTCATAAAGTTCACCACCGAGAAGCCAAACAATGAGGACTACGCTGACAAGAATTACGTGCATATCAAATGCTCCTACAATGGTAACTACTTGAGAAGGGTGGACCAAAACAGGCTGTTGGTCCTGGCCGCAGCTGCtgaccgaaatgaaaccaaagaCAATTGGGCTTGCACATTGTTCAAGGTCGAGCCTGTCGGACCACCTGACAGCAACAACCTAATCACGCGCTGCCGATTACGTCACTTGCAAAGTGATCTCATAACCAGGCCATTCATTGAAAACAGATTCGAATTACGCCTCAACCAAAAACAACCTGATGCTGGAGGGGTGGATATCTACTCAGTCTCCCAAGTCAGATGTTGA